The Novipirellula aureliae sequence CAGCAATTCGGAAATCAAATCAGGACCTGGCGACGAAGATGCGGAGCCATCCTCTGGTCAAGAGGGCTTGACCGTTCCCCCGATGAGCCCCGAAGAGGAAGCCGCACCCGCACCTGCGATCGACGGTGGCGAAAGCAATTCGGTTGAATTGACTCCCGCGAATGCCGAAGCAACCGAGCCCGAAGCAACCGAGCCCGAAGCAACCGAGCCCGAAGCAACTGAGCCCGAAGCAACTGAGCCCGAAGCATCTGAGCCCGAAGCAACTGAGCCCGAGACAACCGATACTGAAACCGAGCAGCCTGCTGCCGGCGACGGCCAATAGCTCTGATGACATCGACTCCCCATCGTCAAATCCGCAGCATGACAGGCCAAGGTCATGCGTCACGAAGTAGTAGCCAAGGGATCATTGCGGTCGAGATCCGTACGGTCAATAACCGTGGCTTCAAATGCATTCTACGGTCACCCGATTCACTGTCAGGGTTCGATTCACGAATGGAGGGGCTAGCGCGGTCATTGATCCATC is a genomic window containing:
- the secG gene encoding preprotein translocase subunit SecG — protein: MTTLLIGSISGMILGWLMGFLSLFLILLVLIQRGKGGGLTGALGGPGGQSAFGSKAGDTFTVITVVVASVWGFTCAFTMWLLGTHSPSVSISNSEIKSGPGDEDAEPSSGQEGLTVPPMSPEEEAAPAPAIDGGESNSVELTPANAEATEPEATEPEATEPEATEPEATEPEASEPEATEPETTDTETEQPAAGDGQ